In Prosthecomicrobium sp. N25, one DNA window encodes the following:
- a CDS encoding calcium-binding protein, whose translation MSRAFRSAGRLAAPVVTGTNAPDFIDLQALRPNSAVDAYGLDGNDTILGTLNQNVLWGDDGDDVLEGRTGSYGGGTSTKSALVRGQDTIYGGLGNDMLFGDEANADRTASLLGPLDGRDRISGGDGDDTAFGGGGDDGIQGDSGHDRLFGENGRDSLAGGTGNDRLDGGSGNDGLTGGDGDDTIQGGDGNDWIEDGAGADLVEGGAGNDTIVSGGGLLDTLDGGYGNDLIYGGPDSNLIAGGAGNDTIYGGDLADEITGGSGNDLIFGQGDFNEIYGGEGNDTLSSGQGGELYGGDGRDRLHGSEFFDELHGEAGNDRLDAGASSDSLLGGAGADRLLGGADNDVMYGESDIGSGLQPGNDTLDGGAGDDLMTGNQGADTFVFRFAADAGNDTITDFTFVEHDRSTIDVLDPAKFDTSSITVVDDGSNTTLSWASHTIVLEGVTGGAHPLQSIEDLNALSRAAAGYDAVLLV comes from the coding sequence ATGAGCCGCGCGTTCCGCAGTGCCGGTCGTCTCGCCGCCCCGGTCGTCACCGGGACCAACGCTCCGGACTTCATCGATCTTCAGGCCCTTCGGCCGAACTCGGCCGTGGATGCGTATGGATTGGACGGAAACGACACCATTCTGGGCACGCTCAACCAGAACGTTCTCTGGGGCGACGATGGTGATGACGTCCTCGAGGGGCGGACGGGTTCTTACGGCGGCGGAACCAGCACCAAGAGCGCACTTGTTCGCGGGCAGGATACGATCTACGGCGGTCTCGGAAACGACATGCTCTTCGGCGACGAGGCCAACGCCGACCGGACGGCGAGCCTGCTTGGGCCGCTGGACGGCCGCGATCGAATCTCTGGTGGGGATGGGGATGACACGGCCTTCGGCGGCGGCGGCGATGACGGGATCCAGGGCGACTCCGGGCACGACCGCCTTTTCGGCGAGAACGGGCGGGACTCGCTTGCCGGCGGCACCGGAAATGACAGGCTCGACGGCGGCTCCGGAAACGACGGGCTGACCGGCGGAGACGGCGACGACACGATCCAGGGAGGTGACGGTAACGACTGGATCGAAGATGGTGCCGGGGCCGACCTCGTGGAGGGCGGAGCGGGCAACGACACGATCGTGAGCGGCGGCGGTCTTCTCGATACCCTGGACGGCGGCTACGGCAACGACCTCATCTACGGCGGGCCGGATAGCAACCTCATCGCGGGCGGAGCCGGAAACGACACGATCTACGGCGGTGATCTTGCCGACGAAATCACCGGCGGCTCAGGCAATGACCTGATATTCGGTCAAGGCGACTTCAACGAAATCTACGGCGGCGAGGGAAACGATACGCTCTCGTCCGGCCAAGGCGGGGAACTGTACGGAGGCGATGGACGGGATCGGCTACACGGCAGTGAATTTTTCGACGAACTTCACGGCGAAGCGGGCAACGACAGGCTGGATGCCGGAGCATCGTCTGACAGTCTTCTGGGGGGGGCCGGCGCGGACCGGCTCCTCGGTGGGGCGGACAACGATGTCATGTATGGGGAGAGCGACATCGGCTCCGGCCTCCAGCCCGGCAACGACACCCTCGATGGGGGTGCCGGCGACGACCTCATGACGGGCAACCAGGGGGCCGACACCTTCGTGTTCCGCTTCGCGGCCGATGCCGGAAACGACACGATCACCGACTTCACGTTCGTGGAGCACGACCGGTCGACCATCGACGTGCTCGACCCGGCGAAATTCGATACGTCATCTATCACCGTGGTCGACGACGGTAGCAATACGACCCTCAGCTGGGCGAGCCACACCATCGTGCTGGAAGGGGTGACCGGTGGCGCGCATCCGCTCCAGTCCATCGAGGATCTGAACGCGCTGAGCCGGGCGGCCGCCGGCTATGACGCGGTGCTGCTGGTCTGA